One region of Qingrenia yutianensis genomic DNA includes:
- the tuf gene encoding elongation factor Tu: MAKAKFERTKPHVNIGTIGHVDHGKTSLTAAITKVLALKGQAQYEAYDQIDKAPEERERGITISTAHVEYETDTRHYAHVDCPGHADYVKNMITGAAQMDGAILVVSAADGPMPQTREHILLSRQVGVPYIVVFLNKADQVDDPELLELVEMEVRDLLTEYEFPGDEIPIIVGSALQALESTSTDINAPEYAPILKLMEAVDSYIPAPQRSTDLPFLMPVEDVFSITGRGTVATGRVERGTLKLSEEVELVGLTTEARKVVVTGIEMFRKLLDQAEAGDNIGALLRGVQRNEIERGQVLAKPGTIHPHTTFKGEVYVLTKDEGGRHTPFFNNYRPQFYFRTTDVTGVIKLPEGTEMCMPGDNITIDVELITPIAIEEGLRFAIREGGRTVGSGVVTSIAK, encoded by the coding sequence ATGGCAAAAGCTAAATTTGAAAGAACCAAACCCCACGTTAACATTGGTACTATCGGTCACGTTGACCATGGTAAAACATCGTTAACAGCTGCTATCACAAAAGTTTTGGCACTCAAAGGTCAGGCACAGTACGAAGCATATGACCAGATTGACAAAGCTCCCGAAGAAAGAGAAAGAGGTATCACGATTTCTACTGCACACGTTGAGTACGAAACTGACACACGTCACTACGCTCACGTTGACTGCCCGGGACATGCTGACTACGTTAAAAACATGATCACAGGTGCTGCTCAGATGGACGGCGCTATCCTCGTTGTATCGGCTGCTGACGGTCCGATGCCCCAGACAAGAGAGCACATCCTTCTTTCCAGACAGGTTGGCGTTCCTTACATCGTTGTATTCCTTAACAAAGCTGACCAGGTTGACGACCCCGAACTTCTCGAGCTCGTTGAAATGGAAGTTAGAGACCTTCTCACAGAGTATGAATTCCCCGGAGATGAAATTCCGATCATTGTAGGTTCTGCTCTCCAGGCTCTTGAATCCACATCTACAGACATCAATGCTCCCGAATATGCTCCTATCTTGAAGCTTATGGAAGCAGTTGACAGCTACATTCCTGCTCCCCAGAGAAGCACAGACCTTCCGTTCCTTATGCCTGTCGAGGACGTATTCTCGATCACAGGCCGCGGTACTGTTGCTACAGGTAGAGTTGAAAGAGGTACTCTTAAACTTTCTGAAGAAGTTGAGCTCGTTGGTTTGACAACTGAAGCAAGAAAAGTTGTTGTTACCGGTATCGAAATGTTCAGAAAACTTCTTGACCAGGCTGAAGCAGGTGATAACATCGGTGCGCTTCTCCGCGGTGTTCAGAGAAACGAAATCGAAAGAGGTCAGGTTTTGGCTAAACCGGGTACAATTCACCCGCACACAACCTTTAAAGGCGAAGTTTACGTTTTGACTAAAGATGAGGGCGGAAGACATACACCGTTCTTCAACAACTATCGTCCCCAGTTCTATTTCAGAACAACTGACGTTACAGGCGTTATTAAGCTTCCCGAAGGCACAGAAATGTGCATGCCCGGTGATAACATCACTATCGATGTTGAGCTTATCACACCTATCGCTATTGAAGAAGGTTTGAGATTCGCTATCCGTGAAGGCGGCAGAACAGTTGGTTCGGGCGTTGTAACATCGATTGCGAAATAA
- the fusA gene encoding elongation factor G, whose amino-acid sequence MPRQYSLKNTRNIGIMAHIDAGKTTTTERILYYTGINHKIGETHDGSATMDWMAQEQERGITITSAATTCFWAPKTGPFKGIKNRINIIDTPGHVDFTVEVQRSLRVLDGSVTVMCAKGGVEPQSETVWRQADDYNVPRMIYVNKMDIMGADFYNVENMVHERLHANGIPIQLPIGSEDTFKGIVDLMTMKAEIYYDEMGEKYGEEDIPADMLEKAEEYRAKMIEAIAETDEAIMEKYFEDPDSLTVDELKLALRKATINNEIVPMLCGTSYRNKGVQLLLDAIIEYMPAPVDVPNIKGIIPDTDTEEERPSSDDEPFAALAFKIATDPFVGKICYFRVYSGTVNSGSYVLNACKGNKERMGRILQMHANHREDIDTVYSGDIAAAVGLKNTTTGDTLCDEKHPIILESMEFPDPVIRVAIEPKTKAGQEKMGIALAKLAEEDPTFKTYTDEETGQTIIAGMGELHLEIIVDRLLREFKVEANVGKPQVSYREAIRKSVDQEYKYARQSGGKGQYGHVKIKVEPLEEGGGYEFVNNIVGGAIPKEYIPAVDAGIQGAMQSGVLAGYNVVDVRVTLYDGSYHEVDSSEMAFKIAGSMAFKEAMRKADPVIKEPIMLVNVIVPDEYLGFVIGDLSSRRGLVKSQEVRSGGVTQVTADVPLSEMFGYATDLRSGTQGRGQYTMEPSHYSEVPKNIQEGIVNAKNKE is encoded by the coding sequence TTGCCTAGACAATATTCTTTAAAAAATACAAGAAATATCGGTATAATGGCTCACATTGACGCCGGTAAAACAACTACAACAGAACGTATCTTGTATTACACCGGTATTAACCACAAAATCGGTGAAACACACGACGGTTCTGCTACTATGGACTGGATGGCACAGGAGCAGGAAAGAGGAATAACCATTACTTCCGCTGCTACAACTTGCTTCTGGGCGCCGAAAACAGGTCCTTTTAAAGGAATAAAGAACAGAATTAACATCATCGACACACCGGGACACGTTGACTTTACTGTTGAAGTTCAGCGTTCACTCCGTGTACTCGACGGTTCTGTTACCGTTATGTGCGCTAAGGGCGGTGTTGAACCGCAGTCTGAAACCGTTTGGCGCCAGGCTGACGACTACAACGTTCCGAGAATGATTTACGTTAACAAAATGGACATTATGGGCGCCGACTTCTACAACGTAGAAAATATGGTGCACGAACGTCTGCACGCAAACGGTATTCCGATTCAGCTTCCTATCGGTTCCGAGGATACTTTCAAAGGTATCGTTGACCTTATGACTATGAAAGCTGAAATCTACTATGACGAAATGGGTGAAAAGTACGGCGAGGAGGATATTCCTGCGGATATGCTCGAAAAAGCCGAGGAGTACAGAGCTAAAATGATTGAGGCTATTGCCGAAACAGATGAAGCTATTATGGAAAAATACTTTGAAGACCCCGACTCGCTCACAGTTGACGAGCTTAAACTTGCTCTTCGAAAAGCTACAATCAACAATGAAATCGTTCCTATGCTTTGCGGTACATCTTACAGAAACAAAGGTGTTCAGCTTCTTTTGGACGCTATCATTGAATATATGCCCGCTCCTGTTGATGTTCCCAACATCAAAGGTATAATCCCCGACACGGACACGGAAGAAGAAAGACCTTCTTCGGACGACGAACCGTTCGCGGCTTTGGCATTTAAAATCGCAACAGACCCGTTTGTCGGTAAAATCTGCTACTTCAGAGTTTACTCGGGTACTGTAAATTCGGGTTCCTATGTTCTTAATGCCTGCAAGGGCAACAAAGAAAGAATGGGACGTATTCTTCAGATGCACGCTAACCACAGAGAAGATATCGACACCGTTTACTCGGGCGACATCGCCGCTGCAGTTGGTTTGAAGAACACCACAACGGGTGATACCCTTTGCGATGAAAAACACCCGATTATCCTTGAGTCGATGGAATTCCCCGACCCCGTTATCCGAGTTGCTATTGAACCTAAAACAAAAGCAGGTCAGGAAAAAATGGGTATCGCGCTTGCAAAACTTGCAGAGGAAGACCCGACTTTCAAAACTTATACCGACGAGGAAACCGGTCAGACCATCATCGCAGGTATGGGTGAGCTCCACCTTGAAATTATCGTAGACAGACTTCTTCGCGAATTTAAGGTTGAGGCAAACGTTGGTAAGCCCCAGGTTTCTTACAGAGAGGCAATCAGAAAGAGCGTTGACCAGGAATACAAATACGCTCGTCAGTCGGGCGGTAAAGGTCAGTACGGTCACGTTAAAATTAAGGTTGAACCCCTCGAAGAAGGCGGCGGCTACGAGTTTGTCAACAACATTGTCGGCGGTGCTATTCCGAAAGAATATATCCCCGCGGTTGACGCAGGTATCCAGGGCGCTATGCAGTCCGGTGTACTCGCAGGCTACAACGTTGTTGACGTTAGAGTTACTCTCTACGACGGTTCTTATCACGAGGTCGACTCGTCTGAAATGGCATTCAAGATTGCCGGTTCAATGGCATTCAAAGAGGCTATGAGAAAAGCTGATCCCGTTATCAAAGAGCCTATTATGCTCGTTAACGTTATCGTTCCTGATGAATATCTCGGCTTTGTTATCGGCGACTTAAGCTCTCGCCGCGGTCTTGTTAAGAGTCAGGAAGTAAGAAGCGGCGGCGTTACACAGGTAACTGCAGACGTTCCGCTCTCCGAAATGTTCGGTTACGCTACAGACCTTCGTTCCGGTACACAGGGACGCGGTCAGTACACAATGGAACCTTCGCATTATTCCGAAGTTCCGAAGAACATTCAGGAAGGCATCGTAAATGCCAAAAACAAAGAATAA
- a CDS encoding TetR/AcrR family transcriptional regulator, with product MARKPMYDGGTKNKMIEVASKMFFENGFDGTSVRSIMRGVGGEIGLFYYYYKSKDDLFTDVMEHFFEPYKKDFERLVEEARQKPYQGLLRFFMYVKDEVRTFRQKYEGNMHRTVRWAIREQTLTVIEPYIEEIVNILIENGANPIMNTRLTAVFLSHGVGGFLLHENSDWVDGGVDEMRGSVNAIMRFDEEITQKMIEKYGN from the coding sequence ATGGCACGCAAACCTATGTATGACGGCGGCACGAAAAATAAAATGATTGAGGTTGCGTCGAAGATGTTTTTTGAAAACGGTTTTGACGGTACAAGCGTGCGTTCGATTATGCGCGGTGTGGGCGGTGAAATCGGGCTTTTCTATTATTACTATAAGTCGAAAGACGATTTGTTTACCGACGTTATGGAGCACTTTTTTGAACCGTATAAAAAGGATTTCGAGCGTCTTGTTGAGGAAGCACGGCAAAAGCCGTATCAAGGATTGCTTCGGTTTTTTATGTACGTAAAAGACGAGGTTCGCACATTCAGGCAGAAATATGAGGGAAATATGCACCGAACCGTGCGATGGGCGATAAGGGAGCAGACGCTTACGGTGATTGAGCCGTATATCGAGGAAATTGTGAATATTCTTATTGAAAACGGCGCAAATCCGATAATGAATACACGTCTTACGGCGGTGTTTCTGTCGCACGGCGTGGGCGGTTTTCTGCTTCACGAAAATTCCGATTGGGTTGACGGGGGCGTAGATGAAATGCGCGGTTCGGTCAACGCGATTATGCGGTTTGATGAGGAAATAACCCAAAAAATGATTGAAAAATACGGAAACTGA
- the rpsL gene encoding 30S ribosomal protein S12 — MPTFNQLVRKGRETSVKKSTAPALLYGFNSLKKRPTDANSPQKRGVCTTVKTMTPKKPNSALRKMARVRLTNGMEVSAYIPGIGHNLQEHSVVLIRGGRVKDLPGVRYHIIRGALDASGVANRNQARSKYGAKKQKQAK, encoded by the coding sequence TTGCCTACATTTAACCAGTTAGTAAGAAAGGGCAGAGAAACATCTGTAAAAAAATCTACTGCACCTGCATTGCTTTACGGTTTCAACTCGCTTAAAAAACGTCCTACCGACGCAAACTCGCCCCAGAAAAGAGGTGTTTGCACAACGGTAAAAACTATGACGCCCAAAAAGCCTAACTCGGCTCTCCGTAAAATGGCCAGAGTAAGACTTACAAACGGTATGGAGGTATCGGCATACATTCCCGGTATCGGTCATAACCTTCAGGAGCACAGTGTTGTTCTTATCAGAGGCGGCAGAGTTAAGGACCTCCCCGGTGTAAGATACCACATTATCCGCGGTGCTCTTGACGCTTCGGGTGTTGCAAACAGAAACCAGGCAAGGTCTAAATACGGTGCAAAAAAGCAAAAACAAGCTAAATAA
- the rpsG gene encoding 30S ribosomal protein S7 → MPRKGYIAKREVLPDPLYNSQVVTKLINNIMLDGKKGVAQGIVYGAFEIIAEKTGKDALEVFAAALENIAPVLEVKARRVGGATYQVPIEVRADRRQTLGLRWLTLYSRQRNERTMREKLAAEIMDAANNMGSAVKKREDTHKMAEANRAFSHYRW, encoded by the coding sequence GTGCCCAGAAAAGGTTATATCGCAAAAAGAGAAGTTTTGCCCGATCCGCTTTACAACAGCCAGGTCGTTACAAAACTTATAAACAACATTATGCTTGACGGCAAAAAAGGTGTTGCGCAGGGCATTGTTTACGGTGCATTTGAAATAATCGCCGAGAAAACAGGCAAAGACGCTTTAGAGGTTTTCGCAGCCGCTTTGGAAAATATTGCCCCCGTTTTGGAGGTTAAGGCAAGAAGAGTCGGCGGCGCAACCTACCAGGTGCCTATCGAGGTAAGAGCTGACAGACGTCAGACACTCGGTTTAAGATGGCTCACTCTTTATTCTCGTCAGAGAAATGAAAGAACTATGCGTGAAAAACTCGCCGCTGAAATTATGGACGCGGCAAACAATATGGGTTCTGCTGTTAAAAAGAGAGAAGATACTCACAAAATGGCAGAAGCAAACAGAGCATTCTCACACTACCGCTGGTAG
- a CDS encoding cupin domain-containing protein, whose amino-acid sequence MGILKNINISEVLTLKDEITYQKGQVVSKTLVQNDSVGITLFSFDKGEEISTHESGGDAFVTCLDGVGKITVDGVEHIIKEGESIVMPARHPHAVYGEEQFKMLLVVVFAKQ is encoded by the coding sequence ATGGGAATTTTAAAAAATATAAATATATCCGAGGTTTTGACGCTTAAAGATGAAATCACATATCAAAAGGGTCAGGTCGTGAGCAAAACGCTTGTGCAGAACGACAGTGTGGGAATTACGCTTTTTTCGTTTGACAAAGGCGAGGAAATAAGCACGCACGAGTCGGGCGGAGACGCTTTTGTGACTTGTCTTGACGGTGTGGGAAAAATCACTGTTGACGGCGTTGAACACATTATAAAAGAAGGCGAGTCTATCGTTATGCCGGCGCGTCACCCGCACGCTGTATACGGCGAGGAACAGTTTAAAATGCTTCTTGTGGTGGTTTTCGCGAAACAGTAA
- a CDS encoding ribosomal L7Ae/L30e/S12e/Gadd45 family protein encodes MDTAGFNKDKTVVGLRQAIRLLDEKNVKKAYIAKDADAHILNPLIEALKEQNIETVFVNSKKELGKMAKIDVCAAVAVETIK; translated from the coding sequence ATGGACACCGCCGGATTTAATAAAGATAAAACGGTAGTCGGTTTAAGACAAGCCATAAGACTTTTGGACGAAAAGAACGTTAAAAAGGCTTATATCGCAAAGGACGCCGACGCGCATATTTTAAATCCTTTAATTGAAGCTTTAAAAGAGCAGAACATTGAAACGGTTTTTGTAAATTCCAAAAAAGAACTTGGAAAAATGGCAAAAATCGACGTTTGCGCCGCCGTTGCGGTGGAAACAATTAAATAA